Proteins from one Syntrophaceae bacterium genomic window:
- a CDS encoding 2Fe-2S iron-sulfur cluster binding domain-containing protein → MVAITIDGRKTDAKENSTVLENVRSQGIILPTLCHHEEVSAFGSCRLCTVEIKANGKWQLATACNTPVAKGLEVRTNSEQAIEARALAARLLYSKYPKTKAVRDIARQVGVDVADEKADAKDCVLCGLCVRACREVVGACALTFADRGLGRDLDEPKIDFTTDACIGCGSCAFICPTGYVRMETTGDRRMIWDKVFKMATCKVCGRYFAPEDQLAFISKQTGVPMSALMTCVSCR, encoded by the coding sequence ATGGTTGCGATTACGATTGACGGGCGCAAGACAGACGCCAAGGAGAACTCGACGGTTCTTGAGAATGTCCGGAGCCAGGGAATCATCCTGCCCACCCTCTGCCACCACGAGGAAGTGAGCGCCTTCGGGTCATGCCGTCTCTGCACGGTGGAGATCAAGGCCAACGGAAAGTGGCAGCTTGCCACCGCCTGCAATACGCCGGTAGCGAAGGGCCTGGAGGTCCGGACCAACTCGGAGCAGGCCATCGAGGCGCGCGCCTTGGCGGCCCGGCTTCTTTACTCGAAATATCCGAAGACGAAGGCCGTTCGGGACATCGCCCGCCAGGTGGGTGTGGACGTTGCCGACGAAAAGGCCGACGCGAAAGACTGCGTTCTCTGCGGACTTTGTGTCCGGGCCTGCCGGGAAGTGGTGGGCGCCTGCGCGCTGACTTTCGCGGACCGCGGTCTGGGCCGCGACCTGGACGAGCCGAAGATCGACTTCACCACCGACGCCTGCATCGGCTGCGGATCCTGCGCCTTCATCTGCCCCACCGGCTATGTGCGCATGGAGACCACCGGAGACCGCCGGATGATCTGGGACAAGGTCTTCAAGATGGCCACCTGCAAAGTCTGCGGCCGCTACTTTGCACCGGAAGACCAGTTGGCCTTCATCAGCAAGCAGACCGGCGTGCCGATGAGCGCGCTCATGACCTGCGTCAGCTGCCGGTAA